The Gillisia sp. Hel_I_86 genome has a segment encoding these proteins:
- a CDS encoding phosphoribosylaminoimidazolesuccinocarboxamide synthase translates to MKNTIIETNFKFPGQTQVYKGKVREVYYLENDLLVMIATDRLSAFDVVMPKGIPFKGQILNQIATQMMVATQDIVPNWLEATPDPNVAVGKKCEPLKVEMVIRGYLSGHAAREYKVGKRMLCGVPMPEGMMENDKFPNPIITPATKAEMGDHDEDISREAIIKRNIVSKEDYELLEDYTRKLFQRGSEIATSHGLILVDTKYEFGKTADGEIVLIDEIHTPDSSRYFYAEGYEERQDKGEIQKQLSKEFVRQWLIQNNFQGLEGQTVPEMSDAYIATVSERYIELYEKITGFPFEKADLSNIEARIESNVLECLKHRKR, encoded by the coding sequence ATGAAAAATACTATAATAGAAACGAATTTCAAATTTCCAGGACAAACGCAAGTTTATAAAGGAAAGGTTAGAGAAGTATATTATTTAGAAAACGACCTATTGGTGATGATTGCAACCGATAGGCTTTCTGCTTTTGATGTGGTTATGCCAAAAGGAATCCCTTTTAAAGGTCAGATCTTAAATCAGATTGCCACCCAAATGATGGTTGCCACACAAGATATTGTTCCCAATTGGTTGGAGGCAACTCCAGATCCAAATGTGGCTGTGGGAAAAAAATGTGAGCCTTTAAAAGTAGAAATGGTAATACGCGGTTATTTATCCGGGCATGCAGCCAGAGAATACAAAGTCGGGAAACGCATGCTATGCGGAGTTCCTATGCCAGAAGGAATGATGGAGAATGATAAATTCCCTAATCCCATCATCACTCCCGCTACAAAAGCCGAAATGGGGGATCATGATGAGGACATTTCTAGAGAAGCTATTATAAAGCGCAATATTGTTTCGAAGGAAGATTATGAACTTCTTGAAGATTATACCAGAAAACTCTTTCAAAGAGGAAGCGAAATTGCCACTTCTCATGGTTTAATTTTAGTAGATACCAAATACGAATTTGGAAAAACCGCAGATGGAGAAATCGTATTGATAGATGAAATCCATACCCCAGATTCTTCTCGTTATTTTTATGCGGAAGGATATGAAGAGCGACAAGATAAAGGAGAAATCCAAAAGCAATTATCGAAGGAATTTGTAAGGCAATGGCTTATTCAAAATAACTTTCAGGGCTTGGAAGGCCAAACAGTTCCAGAAATGAGCGATGCTTATATAGCAACAGTTTCAGAGAGGTATATAGAATTATACGAAAAGATCACAGGATTTCCTTTCGAAAAGGCAGATCTTTCAAATATTGAAGCGCGTATAGAAAGCAATGTTTTGGAATGCCTAAAGCACAGAAAGAGGTAG
- the gldG gene encoding gliding motility-associated ABC transporter substrate-binding protein GldG, with protein sequence MKNSTKYKGLFIVILGLLLINIIASKVHSRFDLTQDSRYTLSVAAKNIIDKIESPIIIDVFLKGTFPPEFRRLQNETRQFLEEMAAYNSNVKFNFIDPLAEGDDANAVAQEFFELGMTPARISVMENGKASESIIFPWAIANFNNKTVKIPLLKNKLGTTDEERINNSVQQLEYSFADAIGQLVQPKKKKIAIMRGNGELGDAYIADFIKTIGQYYFVAPFTLDSVANYPNKTLEDLKEFDLIIEAKPTLAYSEKEKFVLDQYLMNGGKSLWLVEQTAMENDSLFNPSGSAFALPRDLNLNDFFFSYGLRINPALVNDIYSAPIVLASGSGNDTQFSPYPWFYSPLTTSPNAHPIINNIEAVKFEWANPIDILGNNIKKTVLLSSSPQSKIEGTPKGISLNLLNIRPDLSTYTAGELPMAVLLEGNFKSVYKNRVKPFALDNALDDGKSTKMIVISDGDVIKNQLQKGQPLELGFDRFTGNTYGNKEFLLNAVNYLLDDSGLIAIRSKEISIAFLDTEKTAQEREKWQILNLAIPLLLLGMGAFIYTYFRKRRYIKK encoded by the coding sequence TTGAAAAATTCAACAAAATATAAAGGGCTGTTTATCGTGATCTTAGGACTGCTGTTGATTAATATTATCGCATCCAAAGTTCATTCCAGGTTCGATCTTACTCAGGATAGCAGATACACCCTCTCTGTCGCGGCAAAAAACATTATAGATAAAATTGAATCGCCTATAATAATCGATGTGTTTTTAAAAGGCACATTCCCACCGGAATTTAGAAGGTTACAAAATGAAACCCGGCAATTCCTAGAAGAGATGGCCGCCTATAATTCCAATGTAAAATTCAACTTTATAGACCCTTTAGCTGAAGGTGATGATGCAAATGCTGTTGCTCAGGAATTTTTTGAATTGGGAATGACCCCTGCGCGGATTAGCGTTATGGAAAACGGAAAAGCCAGCGAATCTATTATTTTTCCTTGGGCGATCGCTAATTTCAACAACAAAACCGTAAAGATTCCATTGCTTAAAAATAAGTTGGGAACAACCGATGAGGAGCGTATAAACAACTCGGTACAGCAACTGGAATATTCCTTTGCAGATGCCATAGGGCAATTGGTACAGCCCAAAAAGAAGAAGATCGCCATCATGCGGGGGAATGGAGAATTGGGAGATGCCTATATCGCGGACTTCATTAAAACCATTGGACAGTATTATTTTGTAGCACCATTTACCTTGGATTCTGTTGCTAACTATCCCAATAAAACCCTGGAAGACCTTAAAGAATTCGATCTTATCATTGAAGCAAAACCCACACTGGCATATTCAGAAAAAGAAAAATTTGTCTTGGATCAATATCTTATGAATGGGGGTAAATCTTTATGGTTGGTAGAACAAACCGCTATGGAAAACGATAGTTTGTTCAATCCAAGTGGAAGTGCTTTTGCATTGCCGAGAGATCTCAATTTAAACGATTTTTTCTTTTCCTATGGTTTACGGATCAACCCTGCCTTGGTGAACGATATTTATTCGGCACCCATCGTACTGGCAAGCGGCAGTGGAAACGACACCCAGTTTTCTCCTTATCCTTGGTTCTACAGCCCGCTCACTACTTCGCCAAATGCGCATCCAATCATCAATAATATAGAAGCGGTAAAATTTGAGTGGGCAAATCCCATAGATATTCTAGGCAATAATATTAAAAAGACCGTGCTACTTTCCAGTTCTCCCCAATCCAAGATAGAAGGAACTCCTAAAGGGATTAGCCTGAATTTACTTAATATCCGTCCAGATCTTTCCACTTATACCGCAGGGGAATTACCAATGGCTGTTTTATTGGAAGGAAATTTCAAATCGGTGTACAAAAACAGGGTGAAACCTTTCGCTCTGGATAATGCCTTGGATGATGGAAAATCAACTAAAATGATCGTGATCTCCGATGGGGATGTTATAAAAAACCAGCTTCAAAAAGGGCAGCCTTTAGAATTAGGGTTCGATCGGTTTACTGGAAACACTTATGGCAACAAGGAATTTCTACTGAATGCCGTAAATTACCTTTTAGACGATTCAGGATTAATAGCCATTAGATCCAAAGAAATAAGCATTGCTTTTCTGGATACAGAAAAGACCGCCCAAGAGCGTGAAAAATGGCAAATATTGAACCTTGCAATTCCGTTACTGTTATTGGGGATGGGCGCTTTTATCTATACTTACTTCAGAAAAAGGCGCTATATAAAAAAGTAG
- the gldF gene encoding gliding motility-associated ABC transporter permease subunit GldF produces MVAILNKEIRSFFSTPTGYLVVGIFLTLCSLFLFVFSGSYNILDNGFADLKPFFDLAPWIFIFLIPAITMKSFAEETRQGTMELLLTKPVSIWNLVLGKYFGALLVSFIALLPSLFYVFTIYALGDPLGNIDIGATLGSYLGLVLVAASYTSIGIFSSAVSSNQITAFIISVFLCFVLFFAFDGITDFKLFGDSDYGIEYLGMSYHYKSMSRGVLDTRDLIYFLSLILLFLSFTYFKMHSTKIKA; encoded by the coding sequence TTGGTAGCGATCCTTAATAAAGAAATACGGTCTTTTTTTTCTACCCCAACCGGCTATTTGGTGGTGGGAATATTTTTAACGCTATGTAGTCTATTTTTGTTCGTCTTTTCTGGGTCTTATAATATTTTGGATAACGGCTTTGCCGATCTAAAACCCTTTTTCGACCTCGCGCCTTGGATCTTTATCTTCCTTATCCCTGCAATCACCATGAAAAGCTTTGCTGAAGAAACCAGACAAGGCACTATGGAACTTTTGCTCACCAAACCCGTTAGTATCTGGAACCTTGTTTTAGGAAAATATTTTGGAGCTTTGCTGGTATCTTTTATTGCATTACTTCCTTCCCTATTTTATGTATTTACAATATATGCGTTAGGAGACCCCTTGGGAAATATAGACATTGGAGCCACCTTAGGTTCTTACTTAGGACTGGTTCTAGTTGCAGCTTCCTACACTTCAATCGGCATATTTTCTTCGGCAGTATCCAGTAATCAGATCACAGCATTTATAATTTCGGTTTTTCTTTGTTTCGTTCTATTCTTTGCCTTTGATGGTATAACCGATTTTAAATTGTTTGGAGATTCCGATTATGGAATAGAATATTTGGGAATGAGCTATCATTATAAAAGCATGAGTCGCGGAGTGCTGGATACCAGGGACCTTATCTATTTTTTGAGTTTGATCCTTCTCTTTCTTTCGTTCACTTATTTCAAGATGCATTCAACTAAAATTAAAGCCTAG
- a CDS encoding putative quinol monooxygenase: MFVRIVKMGFQPDKVETFLNDFEAIKSKVRGFEGCLFLELYRDKSNTNQFFTYSYWENEQALENYRNSELFKGVWENTKQYFNQKPEAWSVDKLVSLE; encoded by the coding sequence ATGTTTGTACGAATAGTGAAAATGGGCTTTCAACCAGATAAAGTTGAAACTTTTTTAAATGATTTTGAAGCAATAAAATCCAAAGTTAGAGGATTTGAAGGTTGTCTTTTTTTAGAACTATACAGGGACAAAAGCAATACAAATCAGTTTTTCACGTATAGTTATTGGGAAAATGAACAGGCTTTGGAAAATTATAGAAATTCTGAGTTGTTTAAAGGAGTTTGGGAAAACACCAAGCAATATTTCAATCAGAAACCAGAAGCTTGGAGTGTGGATAAATTAGTGAGTTTAGAGTAA
- a CDS encoding S-adenosyl-l-methionine hydroxide adenosyltransferase family protein, protein MAIITLTTDFGEKDHFVGAVKGTIYSEMDDVHIVDISHSISPFHITEAAYIIKNAYTCFPKGSIHIIGIDSELTPENKHVAILLDDHYFICANNGILSLIASEIKPEKIVEINIHNIVETNFPVLDVFVRVACHIARGGTLEVIGKSIENIKYLKEIEPYINSENNQIIGHVLYIDNYGNVVTNITRKIFENIGKGRKFKITARTAKFSNVYKTYSDAIEFNQDKDKREEDGKKLAIFNSGGYIELAIYKSNPSTVGSASTLFGLELRDTVTLKFES, encoded by the coding sequence ATGGCCATCATAACTTTAACGACAGATTTTGGGGAAAAAGATCACTTTGTAGGAGCTGTTAAAGGAACCATCTACTCCGAAATGGATGATGTTCATATTGTTGATATTTCGCACTCCATCTCCCCTTTTCATATTACCGAGGCGGCCTATATTATAAAAAATGCCTATACATGTTTTCCAAAGGGCAGTATTCATATTATCGGGATAGATTCAGAATTAACCCCGGAAAATAAGCATGTAGCGATTTTACTGGACGATCATTATTTTATATGTGCAAATAATGGGATCCTTTCTTTGATCGCTTCAGAAATCAAGCCTGAAAAGATTGTGGAGATCAACATTCACAATATTGTAGAGACAAATTTTCCTGTACTGGATGTGTTTGTGAGAGTAGCTTGCCATATTGCTCGTGGTGGAACGCTGGAGGTAATAGGGAAATCTATTGAAAACATTAAATATCTAAAAGAGATCGAGCCGTATATTAATTCTGAAAATAATCAGATCATTGGCCATGTTCTTTATATAGACAACTATGGGAATGTAGTGACGAACATCACCCGAAAGATATTCGAGAATATTGGCAAAGGCCGAAAATTCAAAATAACGGCACGAACAGCCAAATTTTCTAATGTGTACAAAACGTATAGCGATGCGATAGAATTTAACCAGGATAAAGATAAGCGCGAAGAAGACGGAAAGAAACTTGCCATTTTTAATTCTGGGGGCTATATAGAACTTGCCATTTATAAAAGTAATCCCAGCACAGTGGGAAGTGCCTCTACGCTATTTGGGTTGGAGTTAAGGGACACCGTAACTTTAAAATTTGAATCTTAA
- a CDS encoding PhoH family protein, which yields MNELIIELSEISPREFFGQQNEHIELLKKYYPKLKIVARGSKIMVYGDEDMLEEFDRRFTMLMDHFGKYNTLDENVIERVLSSNGREDYSTSTESGQTLVHGVGGKLIKAKTANQRKLVELAIKNDMIFAIGPAGTGKTYTGVALAVKALKEKQVKRIILTRPAVEAGENLGFLPGDLKEKLDPYMQPLYDALRDMIPHEKLEIFIEKGIIQIAPLAFMRGRTLDDAFVILDEGQNTTHAQMKMFLTRMGKNAKFMITGDPGQIDLPRRTVSGLKEALLVLKDTKGIGMVYLDDKDVVRHKLVKSIIAAYKKIEHAE from the coding sequence TTGAACGAACTCATCATCGAACTTTCCGAAATTAGTCCAAGAGAATTTTTTGGACAACAAAATGAACACATTGAACTCCTTAAAAAGTATTACCCAAAATTAAAGATTGTTGCTCGTGGCAGCAAGATTATGGTTTATGGGGATGAGGATATGCTGGAGGAGTTTGATAGGCGGTTTACCATGTTAATGGATCATTTTGGAAAGTACAACACGCTAGATGAAAACGTGATAGAGCGTGTGCTTTCCAGTAATGGGAGAGAAGATTATTCAACGTCCACAGAGAGCGGGCAAACCTTGGTGCACGGAGTAGGAGGCAAGCTTATAAAGGCCAAAACGGCCAATCAACGAAAGTTGGTGGAGCTGGCCATAAAGAACGATATGATCTTTGCTATTGGTCCCGCAGGTACAGGAAAAACCTATACCGGAGTTGCCCTTGCTGTAAAGGCGCTCAAGGAAAAGCAGGTGAAACGCATCATTTTAACTAGACCTGCTGTTGAAGCAGGGGAAAATTTGGGGTTCTTGCCGGGAGATCTAAAAGAGAAATTGGATCCATACATGCAACCGCTTTATGATGCGCTTAGGGACATGATTCCACATGAAAAACTGGAGATATTTATAGAAAAAGGAATTATTCAGATAGCTCCCTTGGCATTTATGCGTGGGCGAACTTTAGATGATGCCTTTGTGATCTTGGACGAAGGACAAAATACGACCCATGCTCAAATGAAGATGTTCCTCACCAGAATGGGAAAAAATGCAAAATTCATGATAACCGGTGATCCAGGACAAATAGATCTTCCAAGAAGAACAGTTTCGGGTTTAAAAGAAGCATTGCTAGTACTTAAAGATACCAAAGGAATTGGAATGGTCTATTTAGATGATAAAGATGTGGTAAGGCATAAGCTGGTTAAAAGCATCATAGCAGCATACAAGAAGATTGAGCACGCCGAATAA